AGCCACTACTTCATACCCGTAAACATGTTTAACCCTGAAAACAAACAAAGAATCTCTCCTCAAGATTTTTACTACAGGAAAAACACATCCAAAGTGCATGTCAAACTAACACTAAAAACTATCGGTAAAAAGTAGTTCATTTTGCAGAGGCTCATAAATTTACAATATTTACCTTCTTGCAAGGCTCAAACCAATGCTTCCTGTTCCACAAAACAGATCAAGCACAATTTCTGAGCTATCTCCTCTAAGTCCAGCACAGTCCTCAATAAGCTTGTACAAGACTTCTGCCTGaaaacaatataattttttttaatttgcttATGATTTAAAACATGAAATGTGAAGTTCCCCCATTCTTAACAGGGAAAGCTGAAGAAGAGCCACTTTCCTATTGCCAATAAATTTTTGTTTTCCCCAAGAAATCAATGTAGCTAATGATCAATCATTTTGTCTTGTAGCAACATAGAAAATAATCAAACAAACTGTAGGACATCTTTGGCTGTCTTTGGTTGATGCCATCATTGGCAGGTTGCAGAACAGTTTAAAAATTGCCATTTCAACAATAAACATAAGAAATTTCAGTTTTGAAGCTTCTTGATCTAAAAGCTTTCTCTACAATCTTCTACACAACCATAAAAACCTAAAAAGCAAAACTGCACTGGCAATGATATTATAGCAGGAttgagagagagtcactgagtcaCTGATTATTATCACCTGGTTAAATGGGAGAGATCATCATGCTGAGGTTCCAGAACCAGACCTGGCTGATATCCATCAGGCACTTAACTTCTAGGTGGTAAGTGTAACCTGTCTATAGCCATGGGACATGAATTATGCTACTGATTGGGTTGTGCATGAATGTTCTCTGCAAAGATGTTTAGGAAAATTAACCGACCACTTTGTGCAGATTAGCTCGGATTTTTCTAGCCAGGCTTTCTCTAGCATGACGTAAGGTTTCTTCTTACCAAAATAAAGAgaccttaaaataaaaaaaatttccaaAATTTTTAATAGCTCATGACTGTCATCTCAAGAACAAAGTGCGATCAAATATTTTGGACTGTATGCATATTTAATTGCCGTATCATCAACACTAGAAACAAAGCAGGTCGTGGATGTTCTAGAGAACTACAAAGTTAGAAGAGTGAAAACCAAATATAGAGACCAAACAACCAAACTATTATCAACCAATAAGACTGATGCCTGTCACGCCCCAATTATGGTACTGAACACAAGAGGCTCCCAACACAAATACAAGAAAGCTATGCTGGATCAAATAGTAAGAATGGAATGGAAATAACATGACATGGGCTTCGCAAAAAGTTATTACAATGTGAAGCTGAAGCAGGAACACAGTAGTGTGTGAAATCGCATTGCAAACCTGATGAGAATTGGTCTGGAAGAAAGAATTTGCTGATATCTGAAATGTAAGTCCTCTTAACATCTCTGTGATAGTTGATTTACCGTATAGAGTATATTCTTCTTCCCCTACAGACGTATTACCAACTGATGTGTTTACATTATTCATGACACTGACCTGTCAACATCCAGAGGAGACAATGTACATTTTAATCATACGGTAGGGAAAACCTTAATGAAGGAAAAGCACATTGATAAAGTTGTCAGAATACTGTGCTAGCAGATTACTTGCCATCCAAACATTCATTGCAGGGGGGAATAATTAACAACAGACTAGTGATTAAGAATTATAAAGATCAAGAGTTTCCTTGTGTTTAATTTGTTGGCTAATATCAGTAATCTATGTGACTGTTGAAGAAACTACAGAAGCAAAATGCATCTTTTCTTTACTCTCAAttatttataatcatattttCAACTTGAATAGCTCATTTTACACACACTAGCACAAAAAACctcaaaaattaaataacaaagaACTGGACAAAACAAATTTCCACTTGTTCTCACAAAACACTTGATATGAGGGTTCTCTAAAAGGTTCTTTCAATAGCTCTATCTTAAAACATTCTCAACCTCATCTGTTCTTCTAATCTCATGTTCCAAGTGGTTCTACCATGTTCAGGCAATTATAGGGCAGTTGTAGGGAAAAATTGAAAATTATGAAAGGTCTAGAAAAGGTTAATGTCAATAGCAAGCAAAGTGACAGTTCAAAATGCTGTTGAAAAAAAACTGCACCTTGTGCCACATTGTTGTTGGCTTGTTGTAAACCTAGCATGTGTTAAAGAAAATGTGCATTCATACTTATATAATGTTGATGGCAGTGATCCCACAGACTACACATGTTGGTCATCAGTTATCAATTGTATGACTTCTAgcaaaggattgaaatatcgtaccgtatcgaagtttcgacattctctcggtatggtacgatacttaCTGTATACCAAGCAGTATAccatttggtatatatatatatatatatatatatatatatatatatatatatatatatatatatatatatatatatatatatatatatatatatatatatatatatatatatatatatattaaaaaaaatatgcgACGTTGCCTCTCTTCTCCCAAGGCGGGGCGATgtcacctttatatatatatatatattataaataaaaaaataccgcCCGATAATGAGTTGTCCACGTACCGGTTTActgtcggaccagtacgtactatccgtaccgggcggtatcatttgAAATTGTATACCTTGCTTCTAGCAATTAAAATAATTCAATAAATAATCTCTTTTTCTTCGAATAAAGAATAATGATAGCACAGTAATGTTAATGATGCCCACGATAGAATCCCGTGTTAGAAATGATCTACATAGAAGTTACGATTAATTCAACACACTTATTATGTTCTCTTCCCCATGTTAAGTAGTTAAATAAGCACAACATTTTGAAGTCCTTAAACAAGTAATGTTTCAGAAACTGGAAATAGCTCCAAAGAAGAACAAATAAATTGTATGCTTATTTACTAGTGAAGCATGAACAGCTATTTTGTACAAACCACTTCAGGGATAGCTGAAATTTTGTCAACTAGAGGCTTCAACAGATTAGGTTCATAGCTTGACGTGACAAAGTTAACCATAACCTCCGGATTGCTAGTATTGACATCTCTGACAAAGAAAATATGAAATTAAGTGCAAGTTTTAGAAACTTTTGGCACAACACAATAAGTTTAGACCAAATGCAACCAATTACAGTATGCAATAGGTAGACGTGAAAGATACATTAGCACaagaaaagggaagaatacaaacCATGGAAAGTtaataagaaaaaggaaagacagaACAAAAGGGTGGTCAGCGTTAAAGAGTATCATATTACAACATAGGATGCAACTTATAGTTTCCAAGCTAAGTAATTCCAAAGTAGGCTATTCTGTCAAAAGAAAAATTCTGTCAGAGAAGATTCCACAATGATGAACCGTATGTGCATATATATGCAACAACATCCCAAAATGATGAACCATGACCAAGAAAACAGTCAAAGAAGATTCAGCAGCTACAACAGGCATTTAAATTATATGAAACTTGGTAATGAAATTACTAGTCTAAGAAAATCATACCTTCCAGTCCTTAGCATCAGATGTTTAAGAAATCCAGCATGGGTGCGAACATTATACGGGGAAAGGCCTAGCTTCGGATCTCTCCAACTATCTTGAATAACTGCAAGAACCTATAAAATTAGAGAATAATCAACTAAATTTATAATTCAAGCATACAAATGAATAACAAAGAATGAATTTCTCTCAATAGAATCACTAACAAGAAAAAATGTCACTGCATGAAAACAAGAGAAACATGGTTATCCTAAGGTAGCAAGCTTCAAAATTTTAGAGAGACATTCTGTAGTAGCTATATTCAAACTATAATGAGGGAAAATATTCATCCTATCAAACATGATGTTTCATCCAGATTTAGAGCAGAATACAATGGCTGAAGCTAATATTACAAAGCATTACCTTATTGGTTGCTTCAGTCTGCAATAAACATTTGTCGACATGAAGGACCTTATCGAAGAAACCTGGGGCATGCAATCCCAACGCATAACCGATCTCCATCTGTTCCTCCTTCCCGCTTGATACATCTCTTGGCATCCATCTTTCAGCACCAAACGAGAATTCCATCTGTGAAGCAGCAGAAAGATTGCACCTTTACTaaaagaaacaggccaaaacttggtTTTTTAGCTCAAACCATGCTAACCTTGTTCCTGTAGTGGAATTGCAAATCACACGGTACGATGGGCTTAAAGATGGCAACAAAGTCAGGATCTTTGTCCGAGAATCTCCCGACGTGAACGATCAAATCCCTAACTTGCTGCTCCTTGGCTCGAACCTGTGCCTCGTATGAGAGATTCTGAGTCTTACAACCTCCGCAGTAGGAAGCATACTGGCACGGAGCTTCCACCGCGTCCCTGTGCGGAGTAATCGTCTTCAATTTCGTCGCCTGTAGTCTCACCGAAACGACTAATCAAGCACCGAGGAAAGAGATCGAAATAGTGATGAGGCAAGGGGAAGGGATTACGACCTCGGCGTAGCTGCCTTTCTTGCGAGTGACGCGGCCGAGAAAGCGCTCGCCGGGGAGGGCGCGGTCGCACATGACGACGAAGGCGGTGTCCGCGACCTTGCAGACGCCCTTCCCCTTGAAGGCGAGGGACTCGCAGACGAGTTCCAGAGTCTGACCACGCTTCGGGAAGAAAGAGCGAGGAGTGGGAGGAACGGCAGCAGCGGAGTCGGAGCGCGGCAGAGCTGCGAGGGCGTCGATTTCagggggaggagggaggggagaggctgaaggggagggggaggaggcggaggcgcGGACGGCGTGGAGCCATGGGCGGGCGTTGAGGCGGCGAGCGCCGCAGGAGGGGAACGCCGCCACCGCCATGGACGCAGGACAAGCTTAGCGGGGGACGGCTTTCTATGGTGTCATCTATCTATTAGATTACGCCTCCTGTGAAATAGGGTGACTAGAGATGATCAATTTAATTAATTTGCTTACCCGTCATAGACTAAAACGTTCATCTACCTGTTCGTCGAGGCTAACTCTTAGGAGGTCCTCTCCGGGCCCACATAGTTGGGCAACATCAAGACAGGTAAACTTCTAGGTAACCGTATACGAGTGGAAAAAAGCATCGTTTGAGATTCCTAAATACTTCTCGTACTGGTTTACTGACCACATATTTTACCTATCTGCTTTTTCTGGGACCCGCCATATGGGTCACATACTATTCCTCCAATAGAGACGAAGGTAGGGAATCATGTAGCGAAAAATAAACAGAAATTATTCTTGTGACTTGAACCTATTCATGATGGGAAATCCTTGAGAGAACATGCGCTCAAGATTCATAAGAGTacatggaggaggaggaatcAAACAACTATTAGGCCAAAATGTGGATTGTTGTTAAAGGATTACTTTAATCTTGCTAAGATTATAATAACAGCGAGATTTAAACTAAAATTTGCTTAGTACATCCTTTTTCTTTGTGTTAGATCTTTCCCTTCATGTGCATAAACAAGATGGCCAAAGTTTGATACTAATTCTCTTTGTTGTGGTGATATTTCATGAGTGTAGGATTGAAGTTTCTCTTAAATGCCCTATGTTTCAGACTGCAAATTACCCAAAGAAACACTTTCTTATCCAAGTGAAGATGGTAAAGTTGTGTAAGAGGAGGAGACCTCCAAACCAATCTGCCAAAACCAGAGAAAATTCCTGCATGTAGGAAGATCACTGACTCATTCTTGTATGCATGAGAATTCCAAATACATTTAGCAAAACTAAGGCAGAGAGAATGGTCAACATCATAATTCTAAAGAGGAACATGATGGAGGACCTCATTGGCAAGCAGGGGTAAAGATCAGATAATAATTTAAGGAATGCAAATTTGCAGTTAGACTGCATTTAATTTTAGATATCCATACTCTAAACCACCAAATGATATCAAAGAATTGATGGAAACAAAGTAATCAGAAATAGATATTTGCATTGCAGAACTGAAGTTTTTCACATTATCATTATATGTTTGCCATGTTGCCACACAGCACATTATACAGAAGGGATTTCTTTGCTTCCAAAGGGGGGAAATATCAAAGGATACCATCATTTGATCAACATATGGTAGATAAGATCTCTCCTTCAAATTTGCCATTACCATATCGGTTGCTCGATAAATCAAACTAATTCAAATAGCTACAAACTCAGAGTAGCAACGTAAAGAGCAACCCTTGTTCACTCCTGAGCATTTTCAGATACTACACAACGGAGCTGCACGAAGAAATTCCAGCTAAAGGATGCCTGTAATTGGACTTACAAGTACTGTAAATGATCTTTGCCAACAACCAACAGTTGTATTATATGTCTCGATCTACTTTATGGCTTGTGCAATTGTATCTTAGGACTGGATATCCAATCCACCATAAATTTCCCACTTGGTTAATAGTCAGGGAGGAGAACTTGCCAGTGTTCCTTATCATGTTCTTTTCTTGATTATATCTTGGCTCATAACGAAATTTTCTGCTCAGGTTTTATTAGTTGGGAGATTTGGATGCGAAACCGGGAAATTGCTGGTGCAAGTGGCCAATTCACACCACTCTGCAGCTCTTGTGGACATTATTCAGAGAACTCAATATTCCATCATTCTTCTCAGTTGCATCATATAAGGCTTATATAGCTCAACCATCACAGATTCTTGTGATCTATGTCACTAGCATAGCTGATGCTGTTGGTCCAAATGCTGTCATCACTGCAACTGCCATTGCTTCTCCAGGTCTTGTTCATGGTGTCATTGCTTTAGCTATTCAAGTCACTGTTATTTTTCCAAGTGTTGTCCTCAGAATCATCATTGCTAGTGTCTGCTGAAGCCTGTGTCAAATGGAACTCAATCTGCAATCTCTGGTGGAGCGCTGTGTTGGTCTCGATTCCCTTCTTTTCCAACATCAACTCCTCCTGCAATGGTATAGCAGCTAAGAATCTATTTATGAACTCTCTGCAACACTCCTTCCCTCTGCAAATGAGCTCATCACAATCATCAATTCCCTTGTTTTCTTGGTGCCTGAACATCTCTGTGGAGTCATCAAACCTGAGGATATAGGCTTTCTTGCATCCTTCATACAATCTCTCTCCCAGTGTATCCATGACATAGTATGCATTTGCTTCCATCTTCAGCATGAAGAAGTGATCATTCCAACTTATGACGAAGACCTTACTGTCTCCTACGATGTCACTAGTTATCTCATGCCATATGTCATCAAATGACATTGCCCCATGCAACGATTTGAAGCACTCTGGTTGAAAGAACCCTATGAAAGATTTGTCAGGTAATACTGATACAGGCCTCAATTTTGCTTCCAGAATCGTATCAAGGTCGAAGTGCTTGTCAGGAAACTGATCGATGTATGATGTGTTGTTGCATAGCTTTTGCCACTCCGACGAGCCTTCTCTGATGAGTGTATCAAACTCTGATCTCGTTGGTGTATTCAGCTCATTGTTATGGAGTGCGTTTGCGAGTACCGCAACTATGGCTGTGCAAGCACTCTCTCCACCTGCACTAGGATCTCGCTGATCGATGGAAGCAAAGAAGGTCTGGATTTTGATCTTTGTTTGCTTGTCCCTGCTGATGAATTCTTTGCTTCTCCAACTGCCTTTTggatcatcatcttcatcagaaTCTAGTGATTCCTTCTGCTAAGACAATAAAGGATCAAGATCCATGGATACCTCCGACATCAAGATCTGTAAAAGAAGATACTTAGCTGAAATTAACTCACCTTTTTGTGCTCAGAAGAAATGTCTTCACAAGAGGACATCTTCCTTCTTTCTCCCTCCTTGAGATCAGGAGTTTTGCAGCTCCTCTTGCTCCAGCAGAACCAGCCCTTCGAAGTTGATTCTGAGTCTGGACTCGATTGGCAACTGTTGCTGCTGATGCTGCTGCTGGCATTGTGATTCTGAACACTGTTGTCTTCCAAGATATCTTCTTCATCTTGTAGCCGAAAAAGGTGATCAAGAACCATATTTTCTTTGTCAAAGCTTCCTGGATCATCAGATTTCACTTGTTGGCTGCCCTTCTGCTCTAACATAATCCTGTCTTCACTGAGTGATGCTCCCTTTGTTACTCCAGAAGTCCTTACCTCTGTGAAGCTGACAGTGACCTGAACCATTCACATAATTAGCAGATCCATTGCATGATGTTGTGAGAAACTTAAAACTCTAGCAaactttcttgaatttttttggcTGAACATTTTTTCCTCCATGTTACTGATGTACTCATTGCATTGACAATGAAACTGCTAATAATTTAGTTTCAAAAACTCCCCTGATAAATGTGTGGCTTCAGACACTGAAATCGATGCACATGTATTTCTACACTGTGTACACTCAATCAATGTCATGCAGCATTATCCAGACGTATTCATAGATAAGAAGATGaggcacttgcattgttgaagttACCATGTCATGAAGCTTTGGCCAAAGTAAAAAACATTATTCTCTTTTTGAATGGCACACTAAACAACAAGCACAAGCCATTATTAGCTTTctttgaacaaaagaagagaagaaggcaaaaaaaaagggggggtttTACATGTAGCACTCCGTAGCTTGTCGATCCTTCTTTCCTTAAGGTGATAGGAAGCTGCTGATTGAATCCCTTTTCTGCTCCTCCACTCTCTTTATGGGATTGGGATTCCTTAGCCCATTCAGCTAAGCTTGCATTTGTCGTCCCTATCCTTTCCAATTTGTTCGTCTTGCTTCCTTCCTCTTCACCAGATCCCTGCAGAATTAAACCTAGTCATTGAGAAGCAGATCAACAGAAAGACTACAGCTTTCAAACTGGTTTGACAGAGTAACTGGAATCTGCAAACCTGTTTTCACTGTTTTCTGTACTCATTGCAATATAAAATTCTAGAGATATTACTAACGCTAAAAACAAGGAATTCTATCAAACAAATGGCCGGCATCAAATCCTGCCGAaaattttgatgcaagaaggtgcGTTGACATCGGTAATTCCTGTCATGGTGAAGATTGAAAAGATCTGACCTCATTTCCTATCCGTAATCCACAGTCAAATCTCTGCAAGAAAACCTGAAGACCATCTTCATAGCGTCAAATACACAGAGACGATGAGGAACTCACGTATAGGACGGAAAAGGAAACATCATGGGCAGGACCCGAGACCGAGTTCGGGTCACAAAGCCGACACACGGTCTCGAACCGGCTCGACTCGTCATCGTCGTCCCACCGGACCGCCCAGCCATCCTCCACCGGCCTACGGGAAGACACGCTTCGGGCCGGCCTCTTCCTTCCCACGAGATACGAAAGCGCCCCGACTTTGGGCGGCCGCCGCCAGCCGACCTCGACCGCCGCCACCCCCGGTAGCGGCAGGAGCCCCTCGAGACCCACCACCTTCACGGTGACCTTgcacttcctcctcctcttcgcctTCGTCGGCGCCGTAGGTGCCCAAGGGGAGAAGCTCATCACCTTCTTGACCACCATCTCTCCTCGGGCCCCCCTCTCTACCTTCCttccttctctcctctcctcctttCTTGAGCGACCAACCTGTCTTTAATGGTGGAGGGAAGGACAAGGCATCGTCCAGCGATTAGCGCGATCGCTCATTTGATATTAATAGAATCCGCAGCCGGGAGGTGGAggactcctcctccgcctccattTCCTTACGTAGGCGGAGATACCGTGTCAACGGAGGTGGTTTCCTTCCACGTGCGGTACGCGTGCGCTGCACGGTTACGTGGATCCGAGCCTGCGGCTTATGGGATTCGTATCTCGTCGTTGATCCGTGATTGGATTGCGGTGGGGCCGAATACGTATGCATCCGTATACACCGCGAGTGGTGTATACGGATGGATCCTTTAATCTGATattgtttatatattttattatgaatcttCGCTAACATGGCGAGGTTAGATAAGGTTAATATCCACTATATCAATTAGATTTGAGTAAGCTAGATACTGATCATATCTAATTAGTTCGGATATTCACATCTACACGATCCGTAAGATACGGATTTAAGTATCAGATTTTatttttgattcatcattttcccaacaaaaaaaaaaagagagagtaaGTATTTGTTAATAAATCTCTCATCTGGTACATTCTTTTATTTTTCCCTCTctattttttctcctttttccacCCAAGAAAGGGACCTGCGCCAAGTCAACCATACTCCAATTGAGTCTGCCGTAAAAGTCAACGatgctttattttttaaaagtcaACGCTAATTTAATTGAATTTTCTGTAAAAAGGTCGACGATATTAAATTGGATGCCATCATCGTCGTCACCTCAATTGCTATCGCAACTCGCTCTTCTCTTCCCCTCTCTTCCTCTCTCATCAAAAGGTGGACGACAAGCGATGACAAAAGGAGGGATCCTAGCCGTCGATGGGGGCGAAGGCCATCGGCCAATCACCTCCTTCCAacaaggcggtgccaccacgACGGGTTTGTCTCCGCCCTATGACGTCGTGCGCGTCGATGTGGCGTCCACCGATGCCacgtcggaggaggaggaggagcttccACGTGTTACGAAGTCGCATCCGGTAACGGTACACGTGCGCACGTGTCGGATCGTCTCGGGCCAGATGTCGCCGCCACGACATCCGGTTCGGTTGAACGGCCAGCCTCCTGAACCCTGTCCGGGAGCGTACTCGAAAAAGGGCCTCGACGTCCAGCTCACCCAATGCGGAATTATCTCTAACCCTGTTCACAAAACCCAATTTAGTTTCCTAATTAAGCTTAATTGGAGGGAGTTCCTTGACTCGAACGATTTAAAGGCGGAAGGGATCCCCCCAAAACTTAACCGACGTTCGCGTTCCAGCGCTCGAGGGTGCGAGAGCACCCTCATCCTTGGATCCCTTCCCCTCCACCTGCCTCTCGCCATTGTGGGATCCGGGGAAGCTTGGGAGGGCGTTCGATCCTTTCCCTCCCCTTCCTCCCCCACAGATCGATTCCCGAGGGTTTGCGCTCGATCCCCTGGACCCCTGTCTCTCCTTTTCCGTCTAGCTGATTCCGTTTGATCCGATCGATCTTCTTGAGCTTTTCTCGGAGATCGCGCGCGGTTTGGATCGCATCCTTTTTTGGGTCTTGATCTTTTATCTGGGAAGCTAATTATCTGGAACTTCTTTTAGCTTCCGTTCGAGCTTCCAAATTCGGTTCCTTTGTTCTGTTATTTTCTCTTCGATTACTTGGTCTCCCGTGAATTCTATCGTATGCGAAGAATTTGGATTTAGGTTTTCGTGGAAAATTTGAGATGATTCTCGGCAATTGCTTCGTTCATTgttggagatttttttttttatcctgttCATATTAAAGATTGCATTTTTAGATGATGGGGAATAGTTGTGTTTGATCCGAGCAGAAGAAACCCTAGCCAGAGAAAGATGGCCCCGGGACGAAGGAGACACGAGCGACTCCGGTGGAGCAAGCTCTACACTTTTTCTTGTCTCCGTCCCACCGTGGTGACGGACGATGAGCAACCCCATCCCCTGCAAGGGCCCGGATACTCGCGGCTCGTCCATTGCAACCAGCCCGGATTACACCAAAAGAAACCGCTCAATTACTGCACCAACCACATCAGCACAACCAAGTACAACATCATCaccttcctccccaaggccatctTCGAGCAGTTCCGCCGCGTCGCCAACCTATACTTCCTTCTCACCGCATCACTCTCTCTCACCCCCGTGACGCCCTTCTCTGCGGTGAGCATGATTGCGCCATTGGCATTCGTCGTCGGTCTCAGTATGGCTAAGGAGGCAATGGAAGATTGGAACAGGTTTATGCAGGACATGAAGGTTAACAGCCGTAAGGTCAGCGTCCACAGTGGAGAGGGGCGCTTCGGCTACAAACATTGGCAGGAGATTCGTGTTGGAGATGTTGTGAGGGTGGAAAAGGACCAATTCTTCCCCGCCGACTTGCTTCTACTGTCATCGAGCTATGACGACGGCATATGCTATGTCGAGACCATGAATTTGGATGGAGAAACAAATCTGAAGGTTAAAAGATCTTTGGAGGTGACTTTGCCATTGGATGGTGACGCCAGTTTCAGACATTTCACAAGCACCATTCGATGCGAAGACCCCAATCCCAATCTCTACACTTTCGTGGGTAACTTTGAGTATGAGAAGAAGGTTTACGCTCTTGACCCAGGTCAGATTCTCCTCAGGGACTCCAAGCTTCGGAACACTACATATGTCTACGGTGTGGCTATCTTCACCGGCCATGACAGCAAAGTGATGCAGAATTCTACGGAATCACCATCTAAGAGAAGCAGAATTGAGAAGAAAATGGATAATATTATATACGTTCTCTTCACCTTTCTCATACTGATTTCATTGATCAGCTCAATCGGCTATGGTGTGATCACAAAGTTCGGGATGCCACAATCGTGGTATTTGCAACCGAGCGAGACCTCATACGTTTATGATGCTTCGAAGCCTGTTTTATCTGGCTTCTACCATCTTCTTACTGCTCTTATTCTTTATGGATACCTTATTCCCATTTCACTATATGTTTCGATCGAGGTTGTCAAGGTCTTGCAAGCAACCTTCATCAACCAAGATATTCACATGCGTGATGAGGAGACAGGATATTCAGCGCAAGCACGGACATCAAATTTGAATGAGGAGCTCGGGCAGGTTGATACGATATTATCAGACAAAACTGGCACCTTGACTTGCAACCAGATGGATTTTTTGAGGTGCTCCATTGCTGGAGTTCCATATGGTGTGGTTTCTAGTGAAGTGGAGATCGCAGCTGTGAAGCAGATAGCATCGGAAGTTTCTGGCACAATCGAGCAGCATAGCAGCACTCAAGATTTCTGGGAGGATAGTGGGGATGGCTTTGGCTCATCGGAGTGTGAATTGGAAGTCGGGATCGCTCGCATGGTTGGGAAGCCACAAAGGCCTACAACCAAGGGGTTCAGCTTCGAGGACGACCGCCTCATTCATGGGAATTGGGCAAAAGAGCCTAATGCCGGTACCATTCTTGTGTTCTTGAGGGTACTTGCTCTCTGTCATACAGCAATTGCGGAGGCAAATGAAAAAACTGGTGCTTTTACATACGAAGCAGAATCACCGGATGAAGCAGCTTTCCTTGTTGCAGCCAGAGAATTTGGGTTTGAATTTTGTAAGAGGACTCAATCAAGTGTCTTCATCAGGGAGAGATACTCTGCTTCGGAGGATCCTGTAGAAAGGTCATAGCTGAATCTGAATGGTGTCATCGGTTTGTTGTTTGTCTTTGTGGTGATTGTTGCAATCTAAACCAGTgagttcttcttctcttttttctatTTTGATTTAGGGAGTTCAAGGTTCTGAATATTTTGGAGTTCAACAGCAAAAGGAAGAGAATGTCAGTGATTTTGCGTGATGAGACCGGGCAGATTATTCTTTTATGCAAAGGTGCTGACAGGTACTTATCTTCACCATTGTTTCTAGTTCAGTTATCTTCTTGTGTTACAAAAACATCTCACGCATATGGTTGTGCATATAGGATCTGTCTTCTCCACATCGTAGATTTGATTTTGTGCCTAaagaagcctttttttttttccccatgaACCAAACAGCATCATTTTGGATAGGCTGTCAAAAAATG
This Musa acuminata AAA Group cultivar baxijiao chromosome BXJ1-2, Cavendish_Baxijiao_AAA, whole genome shotgun sequence DNA region includes the following protein-coding sequences:
- the LOC135613307 gene encoding probable phospholipid-transporting ATPase 4, encoding MAPGRRRHERLRWSKLYTFSCLRPTVVTDDEQPHPLQGPGYSRLVHCNQPGLHQKKPLNYCTNHISTTKYNIITFLPKAIFEQFRRVANLYFLLTASLSLTPVTPFSAVSMIAPLAFVVGLSMAKEAMEDWNRFMQDMKVNSRKVSVHSGEGRFGYKHWQEIRVGDVVRVEKDQFFPADLLLLSSSYDDGICYVETMNLDGETNLKVKRSLEVTLPLDGDASFRHFTSTIRCEDPNPNLYTFVGNFEYEKKVYALDPGQILLRDSKLRNTTYVYGVAIFTGHDSKVMQNSTESPSKRSRIEKKMDNIIYVLFTFLILISLISSIGYGVITKFGMPQSWYLQPSETSYVYDASKPVLSGFYHLLTALILYGYLIPISLYVSIEVVKVLQATFINQDIHMRDEETGYSAQARTSNLNEELGQVDTILSDKTGTLTCNQMDFLRCSIAGVPYGVVSSEVEIAAVKQIASEVSGTIEQHSSTQDFWEDSGDGFGSSECELEVGIARMVGKPQRPTTKGFSFEDDRLIHGNWAKEPNAGTILVFLRVLALCHTAIAEANEKTGAFTYEAESPDEAAFLVAAREFGFEFCKRTQSSVFIRERYSASEDPVEREFKVLNILEFNSKRKRMSVILRDETGQIILLCKGADSIILDRLSKNGRIYEIETIKHLNEYGEAGLRTLALAYRVLDESEYSAWNTEFLKAKTTIGHHREAELERVSDTIERDLILVGATAVEDKLQKGVPQCIDKLAQAGLKIWVLTGDKMETAINIGFSCSLLRQGMKQICLSVDSSNILSLNKEKAAKESTLMQIIDAHEMVKLEKDPNAAFALIIDGKTLTYALEDDLKNQFLSLAVNCASVICCRVSPKQKALVTRLVKEGTGKTTLAIGDGANDVGMIQEADIGVGISGVEGMQAVMASDFSISQFRFLERLLVVHGHWCYKRIAQMICYFFYKNIAFGLTIFYFEAYTGFSGQSVYADWYMLLFNVILTSLPVISLGVFEQDVSSEVCLQFPALYQQGPRNLFFDWYRIFGWMGNGLYSSIVIYFLSIQIFYSQAFRANGQTADMAAVGTSMFTCIVWTVNLQIVLTMSHFTWIQHLFVWGSIATWYLFLIAYGMCSPVISGNAYRILSEALGPAPMYWAATLLVTLSCNIPYLVYIAFQRALNPLDHHVIQEIKYYRKDVEDQHMWKRERSKARQRTKIGFTARVDAKIRQLKRKLQKKVSSLSIQTQS